Proteins from one Candidatus Latescibacter sp. genomic window:
- the tuf gene encoding elongation factor Tu, producing MAKEKYQRKKPHVNVGTIGHVDHGKTTLTSGITNVQAKRGMATHLLFDDIDKAPEERERGITIATAHVEYESEKRHYAHVDCPGHADYVKNMITGAAQMDGAILVVSAADGPMPQTREHILLARQVGVPRIIVFMSKVDMVDDPELIELVELEVRELLTKYEYPGDEIPIIKGSALKAMNWDGEDLKNPDITCIYELLDALDSYIPVPERSLDKPFLMPVEDVFSITGRGTVATGRIEQGRVKVGGQLELVGIRETIGTVCTGVEMFRKILDEGQAGDNVGLLLRGIDKERVERGMVVAAPGSVTPHTKFKGQVYVLTKEEGGRHTPFFTGYRPQFYFRTTDVTGVLHLPEGIEMVMPGDNIEISGELITPIAMNEGLRFAIREGGRTIGAGVVAQIVE from the coding sequence ATGGCGAAGGAGAAGTATCAGAGGAAGAAGCCGCATGTGAACGTAGGGACGATCGGACATGTGGATCACGGGAAGACGACGTTGACGAGCGGGATAACGAATGTGCAGGCGAAGCGCGGGATGGCGACTCATTTATTGTTTGATGATATTGACAAGGCGCCGGAGGAGAGGGAGCGTGGGATCACGATCGCGACAGCGCATGTAGAGTATGAGTCTGAGAAGCGTCACTATGCGCATGTTGACTGTCCGGGTCATGCCGACTACGTAAAGAACATGATCACGGGTGCTGCGCAGATGGACGGTGCGATTCTGGTAGTGAGTGCGGCGGACGGCCCGATGCCGCAGACGCGTGAGCACATACTGTTGGCCCGCCAGGTGGGAGTGCCGCGGATTATCGTATTTATGAGCAAGGTAGACATGGTGGATGATCCTGAGCTGATCGAGCTGGTGGAGCTTGAGGTACGGGAGTTGTTGACGAAGTACGAGTATCCCGGGGACGAGATACCGATCATCAAGGGGTCGGCGCTGAAGGCGATGAATTGGGACGGGGAGGATCTTAAGAATCCTGATATCACGTGTATATACGAGCTTTTGGATGCGCTGGACAGTTACATACCGGTGCCCGAGCGGTCGCTGGACAAGCCGTTTTTGATGCCGGTGGAGGATGTGTTCTCGATTACGGGACGGGGGACGGTGGCGACGGGGAGGATCGAGCAGGGCAGGGTGAAGGTGGGCGGGCAGTTGGAGTTAGTGGGGATTCGCGAGACGATCGGGACGGTGTGTACGGGAGTGGAGATGTTCCGGAAGATACTGGACGAGGGTCAGGCGGGCGACAATGTCGGTCTATTGCTTCGCGGTATCGACAAGGAACGAGTTGAGCGCGGGATGGTGGTTGCGGCGCCGGGTTCGGTGACCCCGCATACGAAGTTCAAGGGTCAGGTGTACGTACTGACGAAGGAGGAAGGCGGCCGTCACACGCCGTTTTTCACCGGATACCGTCCACAGTTTTACTTCCGGACGACAGATGTGACCGGTGTGCTGCATCTGCCGGAAGGCATTGAGATGGTGATGCCCGGTGACAATATTGAGATTTCAGGGGAACTCATCACACCGATTGCGATGAACGAGGGGCTTCGCTTCGCTATCCGCGAGGGAGGACGCACCATCGGCGCCGGCGTGGTGGCTCAAATTGTTGAATAA
- the rpsJ gene encoding 30S ribosomal protein S10: protein MAGQKIRIKLKAYDHASLDHSSDEIVRTAKRTGARISGPVPLPTRRTVYTVLRSPFIDKKSREQFERRVHKRLIDIYDSNPQTVDSLMKLDLPAGVDIEIQV, encoded by the coding sequence GTGGCAGGTCAAAAGATAAGAATCAAACTCAAGGCTTACGATCATGCTTCACTCGATCATTCGAGTGATGAGATTGTAAGGACAGCAAAAAGAACCGGAGCGAGAATATCCGGCCCAGTGCCCCTGCCGACAAGGCGGACGGTCTATACCGTTCTTCGAAGCCCTTTTATTGATAAAAAATCAAGAGAACAGTTCGAGAGAAGGGTTCATAAACGGCTGATCGACATTTATGATTCGAATCCGCAGACTGTTGATTCGCTTATGAAGCTCGACCTGCCGGCCGGAGTTGATATCGAGATTCAGGTGTGA